Proteins encoded within one genomic window of Planctomycetota bacterium:
- a CDS encoding metallophosphoesterase family protein, translating to MPALEAMPKPTKHPTHKKRGGKFQRAKLRQIIFTKAIDRILKGRLMRRHHAQPIAFREIEIAVPNWPRAFDGLRIGHLSDLHWGELMPLKRAIELVAQLDDAKVDLLACTGDVVDLEWRGCEPLLAAMGKVRAPLGHFLVLGNHDHLDDATSFAAAATHHRLDVLHQKVVTRRRAKHDLRIAGIDWHKSPKALQKSVESIAHKHPHLLLTHNPKAFASASTEGIPLVLAGHTHGGQVALRRNPQKNLALAHRHSSGLYEKGFSRLFVNVGAGAWFPYRRNVPAEIVVLVVRRESKINFVV from the coding sequence ATGCCGGCCCTGGAAGCGATGCCCAAGCCGACCAAACATCCGACGCACAAAAAGCGCGGCGGCAAGTTCCAGCGCGCCAAGCTGCGGCAGATCATCTTCACCAAGGCCATCGACCGCATCTTGAAAGGGCGCCTGATGCGCCGCCATCACGCGCAGCCGATCGCCTTCCGTGAGATCGAGATCGCCGTGCCCAACTGGCCGCGCGCCTTCGACGGCCTGCGCATCGGTCACCTGAGCGACCTGCACTGGGGCGAGCTCATGCCGCTCAAGCGTGCCATCGAACTTGTCGCGCAATTGGACGACGCGAAGGTCGACCTGTTGGCGTGCACCGGCGACGTGGTGGACTTGGAATGGAGGGGATGCGAGCCACTGCTTGCGGCGATGGGCAAGGTCCGAGCTCCATTGGGGCACTTCCTGGTGCTGGGCAACCACGACCATCTCGACGACGCGACTTCGTTCGCGGCCGCGGCGACTCATCACCGCCTTGACGTGCTGCATCAGAAGGTGGTGACGCGGCGCCGCGCCAAGCATGACCTGCGCATCGCCGGCATCGACTGGCACAAGTCGCCCAAGGCGCTGCAAAAGTCGGTCGAGTCGATCGCACACAAACATCCGCATCTGCTGCTCACGCACAATCCCAAGGCATTCGCCTCCGCGTCCACGGAGGGCATTCCACTGGTGCTCGCCGGGCACACGCATGGCGGGCAGGTGGCGCTGCGCCGCAATCCGCAGAAGAATCTGGCCCTGGCGCACCGGCACTCGAGCGGGTTGTACGAGAAGGGGTTCAGCCGGCTCTTCGTGAATGTGGGAGCGGGAGCATGGTTTCCCTACCGCCGCAATGTGCCCGCCGAGATCGTGGTGTTGGTGGTGCGCCGCGAGAGCAAGATCAATTTTGTTGTTTAA
- the sucD gene encoding succinate--CoA ligase subunit alpha, producing the protein MSILIDASTRVICQGITGSAGATHTKGCLEYGTKMVGGTTPGKGGTKDANGIPIFNTVEHAVRETGANATMIFVPPPYAADAVLEAADAGIALICCITEGIPVQDMVRTRATLDETYPHITLIGPNCPGVITPGRKLPDSGGYEGGCKIGIMPGYIHLHRTDSKQRKAVGIISRSGTLTYEAVWQCSQLGIGQSTCVGIGGDPVKGLNFIEALSMFNADQETEGVILIGEIGGQDETEAGEWIRLHMKKPVAAFIAGRTAPKGKRMGHAGAIIGGANDTAQAKMDALNKCGIHVAESPADIGSTMAKALGLSTVLS; encoded by the coding sequence ATGAGCATTTTGATCGACGCCTCCACTCGGGTGATTTGCCAGGGCATCACCGGCTCTGCCGGCGCGACCCACACCAAGGGCTGCCTTGAATACGGCACCAAGATGGTCGGCGGCACCACGCCCGGCAAGGGCGGCACCAAGGACGCCAACGGCATTCCGATCTTCAACACCGTCGAGCACGCGGTGCGCGAGACCGGCGCCAACGCCACGATGATTTTTGTGCCGCCGCCCTACGCCGCCGACGCGGTGCTGGAGGCCGCCGATGCCGGCATCGCGCTGATCTGCTGCATCACCGAGGGCATTCCGGTTCAGGACATGGTGCGCACCCGCGCCACCCTGGACGAGACCTATCCGCACATCACGCTGATCGGGCCGAATTGTCCGGGCGTGATCACTCCGGGCCGCAAGCTTCCCGACAGCGGCGGCTACGAAGGCGGCTGCAAGATCGGCATCATGCCCGGCTACATCCATCTGCATCGCACGGACTCCAAGCAGCGCAAGGCCGTCGGCATCATCAGCCGCTCGGGCACGCTCACCTACGAGGCGGTCTGGCAATGCTCGCAACTGGGCATCGGCCAGAGCACGTGCGTCGGCATCGGCGGCGATCCCGTGAAGGGCCTGAACTTCATCGAGGCGCTTTCGATGTTCAACGCTGACCAGGAAACCGAAGGCGTGATCCTGATCGGCGAGATCGGCGGCCAGGATGAGACCGAGGCGGGCGAGTGGATCCGACTGCACATGAAGAAGCCGGTCGCGGCCTTCATCGCCGGTCGCACGGCGCCCAAGGGCAAGCGCATGGGCCATGCCGGGGCCATTATCGGCGGAGCCAACGACACGGCGCAGGCCAAGATGGACGCGCTGAACAAGTGCGGCATTCATGTCGCCGAGAGTCCGGCGGACATAGGATCCACCATGGCGAAGGCCCTTGGACTTTCGACCGTATTGAGTTGA
- the purM gene encoding phosphoribosylformylglycinamidine cyclo-ligase, whose product MTTAVNGANPSTNQPSGGLTYAKAGVDMEAGDKVVDLIKPALRRTHSSRVLGNYGSFAAMFRLDFKEKMFKRNYKDPVLVACTDGVGTKVVLAVEMGKLDTVGIDCVAMNVNDLIVQGAEPLFFLDYLGLSRIRPEETATIIRGVAEGCEIAGCSLIGGECAEMPDIYKQGDFDIAGFAVGVVDMDRAIEPKRVKKGDVIIGLASSGVHSNGYALVRRIVKEAKLDLNAVFPELGPKTLGEILIEPTRIYAKPIVKLMRSYKQKRVVTGMAHITGAGIEGNLPRAYPEKFNAVVDKASWKVPPIFRFLQERGGVDEAEMWRVFNMGVGYCVIVRPDFAKGVMKKLKRSGEKPWVMGAIEKGTGQVRFAE is encoded by the coding sequence ATGACGACTGCGGTGAATGGGGCGAATCCATCGACAAACCAGCCTTCGGGCGGGCTCACCTACGCCAAGGCCGGCGTCGACATGGAGGCGGGCGACAAGGTGGTCGACCTGATCAAGCCCGCGCTGCGGCGGACGCATTCTTCGCGCGTGCTGGGCAACTATGGAAGCTTCGCCGCGATGTTCCGCCTGGACTTCAAGGAGAAGATGTTCAAGCGCAACTACAAGGATCCGGTGCTGGTGGCGTGCACGGATGGCGTTGGAACAAAGGTTGTGCTCGCGGTGGAGATGGGCAAGCTGGACACGGTCGGGATCGACTGCGTCGCCATGAACGTGAACGACCTGATCGTGCAGGGGGCCGAGCCGCTTTTCTTTCTGGACTATTTGGGGCTCAGCCGCATTCGCCCCGAGGAGACCGCGACAATCATCCGCGGCGTCGCCGAGGGATGCGAGATCGCGGGCTGCTCGCTGATCGGCGGCGAGTGCGCCGAGATGCCGGACATCTACAAGCAGGGGGATTTCGACATCGCCGGCTTCGCGGTGGGCGTGGTGGACATGGATCGCGCCATCGAGCCGAAGCGAGTGAAGAAGGGCGATGTGATCATCGGGCTCGCTTCAAGCGGCGTGCACTCCAACGGCTACGCGCTGGTGCGGCGGATCGTGAAGGAAGCGAAGCTGGATCTCAACGCGGTCTTTCCCGAGCTCGGGCCCAAGACCCTCGGCGAGATCCTGATCGAGCCCACGCGGATCTACGCCAAGCCGATCGTGAAGCTGATGCGCAGCTACAAGCAGAAGCGCGTGGTGACGGGCATGGCCCACATCACCGGCGCGGGCATCGAGGGCAACCTGCCGCGGGCCTATCCGGAGAAGTTCAACGCGGTGGTGGACAAGGCGAGCTGGAAGGTGCCGCCGATCTTCCGCTTCCTGCAGGAGCGCGGCGGCGTGGACGAGGCGGAGATGTGGCGCGTCTTCAACATGGGCGTCGGCTACTGCGTGATCGTGCGGCCGGATTTCGCCAAGGGCGTGATGAAGAAGCTCAAGCGCAGCGGCGAAAAGCCCTGGGTGATGGGCGCGATCGAGAAGGGCACGGGGCAGGTGAGGTTTGCGGAGTGA
- the arfB gene encoding aminoacyl-tRNA hydrolase, with translation MEPQEDEDPARSPNAIPLGRRAWVHPSSLVWSFSTSPGPGGQHVNKTATKALLRVDPNLICDLHPAARARLDALMQHRSSDGLASFSSHQHRSQAANRDECIEHLRAIVKQAEIPPHVRRKTKPSRGSKERRLESKQREGQKKKNRGWKGGE, from the coding sequence ATGGAGCCGCAGGAAGACGAAGATCCCGCCCGATCGCCCAACGCGATTCCGCTTGGCCGCCGCGCCTGGGTGCATCCCAGTTCGCTGGTCTGGTCGTTTTCCACGAGTCCGGGGCCTGGTGGCCAGCATGTGAACAAAACCGCGACCAAGGCGCTGCTGCGAGTGGATCCCAATTTGATCTGCGACCTGCATCCGGCTGCGCGAGCGCGGCTCGACGCGCTCATGCAGCATCGGTCGTCGGATGGCCTGGCAAGTTTTTCGTCGCATCAGCATCGCAGCCAGGCGGCCAACCGCGATGAGTGCATCGAGCATCTTCGCGCCATCGTGAAGCAGGCGGAGATTCCGCCGCACGTTCGCCGCAAGACCAAGCCCTCGCGCGGAAGCAAGGAGCGGCGACTGGAATCAAAACAGCGCGAGGGTCAGAAGAAAAAGAATCGCGGGTGGAAGGGCGGGGAGTGA
- a CDS encoding aminotransferase class V-fold PLP-dependent enzyme — translation MTDPAPAFDPESFRQAGHAFIDWIANYWSTVEKFPVRSQVAPGWVRSQLPASAPEQGEPMKAVLADVDRVITPALTHWQHPSFFAYFPASASAPAILGDLLSAGLGVQGMLWATSPACTELETLVLDWLVDLLGLPAQYRSESHGGFGGGVIQDTASSSVLCALIAAREQATGGTTNNDGLRTYAKQLTAYTSGDAHSSVEKAFRIAGLGDTALRRVAVDTNGCMNIAELEAALQRDIAAGCQPFFVCATVGSTACGAIDDVPAIAKMARAHKMWLHVDSAWAGAAATCPELRPAIVAGAEGADSWCFNPHKWMMINFDCNCLFLRDRRPLIQALSVLPEYLRNKATESGSVIDYRDWQIPLGRRFRALKVWMTLRHFGAAAIREHIRQHVKWAEEFEGLVKADARFELVGKRSLSLVCFRLKGGDEENERLLEQLNATGKAYLSHAKINGKFAMRMAIGGSMTTREHVLCAWKAIAHLAK, via the coding sequence ATGACGGATCCGGCCCCCGCATTCGACCCCGAGTCGTTTCGGCAGGCGGGCCACGCCTTCATCGATTGGATCGCCAACTACTGGAGCACGGTCGAGAAGTTTCCGGTGCGCTCGCAGGTGGCTCCGGGCTGGGTGCGATCGCAGTTGCCCGCCTCCGCGCCGGAGCAGGGTGAGCCGATGAAAGCTGTGCTTGCGGATGTCGACCGCGTGATCACGCCGGCGCTGACGCACTGGCAGCATCCGTCGTTCTTTGCCTACTTCCCCGCCAGCGCCAGCGCGCCGGCAATTCTTGGCGACTTGCTCAGCGCTGGTCTCGGCGTGCAGGGCATGTTGTGGGCGACATCGCCCGCGTGCACGGAACTTGAAACCCTTGTGCTTGACTGGCTGGTCGACTTGCTCGGATTGCCCGCCCAATATCGCAGTGAGTCGCATGGCGGCTTCGGCGGCGGCGTGATTCAGGACACGGCCAGCAGTTCAGTGCTCTGCGCACTGATCGCGGCGCGGGAGCAGGCTACGGGCGGCACCACCAACAACGATGGCTTGCGGACCTACGCGAAGCAACTCACGGCCTACACCAGCGGCGACGCGCACTCCAGCGTGGAGAAAGCATTTCGGATTGCCGGCCTGGGCGACACCGCGCTGCGGCGCGTCGCCGTCGACACCAATGGTTGCATGAACATCGCGGAGCTCGAGGCGGCACTTCAGCGCGACATCGCGGCGGGCTGCCAGCCCTTCTTTGTCTGCGCCACCGTGGGATCCACCGCGTGCGGCGCAATTGACGATGTGCCGGCCATCGCCAAGATGGCCCGCGCGCACAAGATGTGGCTGCATGTGGATTCGGCGTGGGCCGGCGCCGCCGCGACTTGCCCCGAGCTGCGCCCCGCGATCGTGGCTGGCGCCGAGGGGGCCGACTCCTGGTGCTTCAACCCGCACAAGTGGATGATGATCAACTTCGACTGCAACTGTCTTTTCCTGCGCGACCGCCGCCCGCTGATCCAGGCGCTGAGCGTGCTGCCGGAATACCTGCGTAACAAGGCGACCGAGAGCGGATCGGTGATCGACTATCGCGACTGGCAGATTCCGCTGGGCCGGCGTTTCCGGGCGCTGAAGGTGTGGATGACGCTGCGGCATTTCGGCGCGGCGGCGATCCGCGAGCACATCCGACAGCATGTCAAGTGGGCGGAGGAGTTCGAGGGGCTCGTGAAAGCCGACGCGCGATTTGAATTGGTGGGCAAGCGCAGTCTGAGTCTGGTTTGCTTCCGTCTCAAGGGCGGCGACGAGGAGAATGAGCGGCTTCTCGAGCAACTCAACGCCACGGGCAAGGCCTACCTGAGTCACGCCAAGATCAACGGCAAGTTCGCGATGCGCATGGCGATCGGCGGCAGCATGACCACGCGCGAGCATGTGCTGTGTGCGTGGAAGGCCATCGCTCACTTGGCGAAGTGA